The DNA sequence CTTTTTGCTACGTGTAGCAAATCTTCTGTCTTTTGCATGGCCTCGGTTGCAAAAAGCGACCTTCGCGCCTCTTCCCCTACATAAGGGTGAAGTAAACCTGCTGCTACAACTGATGCTCCTCCTAAAAAAGGATCAAATACAACTACTTTATTCTTTAGATTTAGCAAATTCCAAGCCACTGCTAATCCAGAAAAGCCAGAACCTATAATTGCAACCTGCATAGCTATCTTTTTTGCATCATTAAAATATGTGATTCTGCAGCAAATTGAAAAAAGAATATCACTCCCGGCGCCAAAAGAACAGCAATTGGTAGCATGATCAATACCAAATCTAAGGGGTTAGCTGATGAAAAGTAGAATGCGTGGGTCATATTCAGAGAAATCATAAGCAGTCCTAAAATACAACCTACTGGAATGGCTGAGATGATAAACAATACAAAATTAGTAAGTAAAGAATGACTTATTCTATTCAGCATGTATTTAATCCATTCTTTTGGCAAACATTGTCTTAAAGCTACAATTGGTGTTAAAAAGAAAAATAAGATCAAAAACAGAACAATTAAAAAAATCATACTTAAAAATAATAAAAAAGGACCAAATGATAAAAAAACCCCTAATGCCCAACCTATTTTAGGTAGCGCTTTAATCAAGTAGAACAAGCCAAGAATTGTCCATAGGATTAAATACCCTATTATTAAAGGCATTCCTAGATAAGCAATTTCAACCATCACTCTTTTGGATAAAGAAAAAGTTTTTCTATAGTTTATTTTTCCCTCTTTAATTTCATCATGATAAAGACGAATTAACAAAACTCCAAGAGACAACCCTAATATACCTATAGCAAAAAAGGGCAGGAAATTCCAATTAAGCATCAGCCAGTCTTGTGTTTGCAGCCCCATTGATCTACAAAGAAGCAGGCCAAATCCACAGCACCACAACACCACAAATACAAACAATAACTTCTTCATCGAAAAGCTCAGTCGCAATGCTCTATTAAAAGAAAATTCTATATCATGCCAGTTCATAGATAAAATGTAGTAAAATAAAACAAATGATAGCATCCCTTTAGAATGTTAACTAGGTCTAAAATAAAAATTATTTATAAAACCTTTGCAAAACTCAAGACTTATTGATCTCTTAAAAAAAATCTTTGTTTGAAATGTATCCCTTAAGATACTCGGTGTCCTTTCAATGATTGGTTTGAAAATATTCGGGAATTACACACTCGTGCTAAAATTCTTATTCGCCTTGACCGTCTCGAAGTAGGAAATTTTGGAGATTCCAAAACTTTAGGCAAAGGATATCATCAAGACAAAAGAATACTTAAAAGAGTACCGATCTAGAGAGAAAAAATATGATAAAAAATAAAAACTATCATGAATGGCTTCTCAAGAAGTTAAAAGATTATGACGAAGCTGTCGCATATCTTAACGCAGCCTTAGAAGAAAGCCTTTATAAAACCCTATCAGAAAATGGCAATCCTAAATGGCATACCCTTGTCTCATTAGTAATTGCTCTCGGATTAAACTTAAGATTAACATAAAATTTAGCACCTGAAACATCATCCAAGTGCTTTCATTATTTAATAACGGTTTACATAACCTGTGATTAAATAGATAAGAAATAGTATGATAAAAATAAAGAAAAGCACTTTAGCAATAGTAGTTGCCGTGCCTGAGACACCTCTAAACCCAAAAAATCCTGCTATAATCGCAATGATTAGAAATATGACTGCCCATGTTAACATAAATTCCCTCTTTTCCTGAAATTCATAGAATAATCTTAACTCACCTATTTTTTCGTTCTATTTCTTTTGTTGTAATTTCGTCAACTATTTAAATGAAAATTTATAAAAAATGCATAAATTAC is a window from the Candidatus Rhabdochlamydia porcellionis genome containing:
- a CDS encoding DNA-binding protein, with amino-acid sequence MIKNKNYHEWLLKKLKDYDEAVAYLNAALEESLYKTLSENGNPKWHTLVSLVIALGLNLRLT
- a CDS encoding DUF1328 domain-containing protein, whose amino-acid sequence is MLTWAVIFLIIAIIAGFFGFRGVSGTATTIAKVLFFIFIILFLIYLITGYVNRY